A region of Ornithorhynchus anatinus isolate Pmale09 chromosome 5, mOrnAna1.pri.v4, whole genome shotgun sequence DNA encodes the following proteins:
- the ANP32A gene encoding acidic leucine-rich nuclear phosphoprotein 32 family member A, translated as MEMKRRIHLELRNRTPSDVKELVLDNCRSDEGKIEGLSDEFEELEFLSTINVGLTSVANLPKLNKLKKLELSDNRLSGGLEVLAEKCPNLTHLNLSGNKIKDLSTIEPLKKLENLKSLDLFNCEVTNLNDYRENVFKLLPQLTYLDGYDRDDKEAPDSDAEGYVEGLDDDDEEDEDEEEYDEDAQVVDDEEDDDEEEEGEEEDVSGEEEEDEEGYNDGEVDDDEDEEELGEEERGQKRKREPEDEGDEDD; from the exons ATGGAAATGAAGAGACGGATTCATTTAGAGCTGCGGAACAGGACGCCCTCTGAT GTTAAAGAGCTCGTCTTGGACAACTGCCGATCAGATGAAGGTAAGATCGAGGGCCTCTCAGATGAATTCGAAGAACTGGAGTTCTTAAGCACAATCAACGTCGGCCTCACCTCAGTCGCAAACTTACCAAAGTTAAACAAACTTAAGAAG ctTGAACTAAGTGATAACAGACTCTCAGGCGGATTGGAAGTATTGGCAGAAAAGTGTCCGAACCTCACACATCTAAATCTAAGCGGCAACAAAATAAAAGATCTCAGTACAATAGAACCGCTG AAAAAGTTAGAAAACCTCAAGAGCTTAGACCTTTTCAATTGCGAGGTCACCAACTTGAATGACTACCGAGAAAATGTCTTCAAACTCCTCCCCCAACTCACGTACCTGGACGGCTACGACCGGGATGACAAAGAAGCCCCTGATTCGGACGCGGAGGGCTACGTGGAGGGACTCGATGatgacgacgaggaggacgaagACG AGGAGGAATATGATGAAGACGCTCAGGTGGTGGATGATGAGGAGgacgatgatgaggaggaggaaggggaagaggaagatgtgagtggagaggaggag GAGGACGAGGAAGGCTACAACGATGGTGAGGTAGACGACGATGAGGACGAGGAAGAGCTCGGAG aagaagaaaggggacagAAGAGAAAACGAGAGCCTGAAGATGAGGGGGATGAAGATGATTAA